agagacagagagagagagagacaaaggacAGACTCAGCAAGACAACTTGGCCatttgagacagagagagagagacagagagagagagaccaagtACAGACTCAGTGAGACAACTTTGCCattgagacagaaagagagagagagagagagagagagagagagagagagaccaaggACAGACTCAGTTAGACAACCTGGCCATTGAGACAAGCCGCTACAGACAACAATGGCTCCCCAAAGAGGAGCGCTTCTGTGCAAGAGAGACACAGTCGAGACAGAGCTGCACTTCCTACCAgaatgagtgagagagagagagagagagagagcaagagagataATGCACCCAACTACAGCCGGTCCGAACTAAATATTTCTCCAAATTCAGACACAAGCACCGGACATTTGCTCTAGTGCAATTACACAGaattatatgttttttattattcaggttttattgACATTGTAATCAATGATTGACAGGGAAGGGTCATTGATACTTgtgcaatgtaatgtaatgtagggtggattgtatgttgtgtgtgagtgtaaagtCTATGTGTTATTGATGTTTACAGCAGCATTATGTAGCActgatgcccaagacaaatttccctcagAGGACAATAAACACACTCAAAACCtgtaatgttgtcatgttgatgCTGATATGTTTGTTGATGTAAATGTGATCAATGTCTCCCTGTTTATGTGCTTTAGCAATACAGTATGTTACTGTGGTCATGCTAATAAAGCTTTATTGAATtgtattgagagagagagaaacagttgCTTCAACACCAGTCTTTTGGTTGGCTTGTCTACATCAGTCTTCTGCTTGTCTACATCAGTCTTCTGCTTGTCTACAACAGTCTTCTGCTTGTCCACATCAGTCTTCTGCTTGGGATTTTTGGGAAACTCATATCAACATTTTAGAGACAGAACAACAGTTTCCTGTTGGTCTGGGCCGTCTGATACCCGTGGAGCTTTATATAGAAGACTAcagcagacaggtgtgtgtgtgcttatatagaagactacagcagacaggtgtgtgtgtactaaCCAATCATACGTCAGCATGAAGAACAAAGACAGGAAGCAGATTATTCTAATGTTGAACTTATTTCCTCTACAGCAGAAAACATTCATATGAATCCATTTTAAAGGGAAACTTCTGGATTCTTCTACCTTCACTTCCCCATGTTTGGGTGTCTGGTAGAGCAGTGCctgctgtgtctgtctcttgtgtgtgtgtgtgggggggggggggggtattattattatcatgaaCTTAACACAGAAGCAATGACAAAAATCATCTTTCATTAATGGTACAATTATTTCCTGAAGATGATCTGTTTCCATCTTGCCTGGAAGACACGATTCTCGTGGTCCAGGTTTCTGTTTTTGGGCCAATGGCGAATGAGGTTTGCCAGTCAAGCCCTGACGAGGTTGTGGTTGCTTGGCAACaaacttcttgtttttttttaggcgGCGCCCTCTAACGGGGACCAGTATAACTACAattgaaatgttacatatttaaatgttaaaggtcACTTGCTCCCAATCCCTGTGAAACCAACTCTTTGACATGTGGAAACCGATCTGCGGTTTGAAGTGCGGGGTCAGCTAATCTAGAGACGTGATGTTTACTGGGAAACAGGCACCGTTTGGTTAGGGGTAGACACCAAAACTACTCATTTAAGTTTAGAAATCTCCTGTTGTGTGCTTCATGTTAGAAAGAGACTGAATCAGACAACATCCAGAGAATCTCATGTGGACGTCGTGTAACAGCTTAACTCTCTGACGTTGAGTTTGATTTCAATACGTTAGGGTTAAAACTAGAAGAAAGAAACGTTCACAGATGGTTGCAATGATAtatgtttatgttgtttttattatttgattaaaatgacagaaacaagagaGAATCAGAAAAATTAACCACTTTATATTTGAAGGAACATAGGCTCCTGTCTACAATTAttagtcattattattatttggatGCAGATGAAATCAGATCCAGTCTATGAAATGCTATGAAGACTTGTTAGAGACAACAACAACCTGTCACAGAGCTGCTGTTTCTGTCTCACATGGGGAACAGCAGGTGTCCACTAAAGGTGGTGTGGTGATTGTTGTTGTCACGCGCCACAGTGTCAGGCCACAGATGCAGAAACACAACGTCTCCCACCTCCAGCAGCAGCGTGACGCCATTTGAAGCACTCCCCTGCTTCTCCCACGCCATGAAAACATTCTCTGAGTTCTTGACCAACACAGCACTTGCAGGCCGGCCACCATCGTCATAAGTGACCCACCACACAAAGTGGTACGCTCCTCTCACCGGGGCAGTGAACACACCTGTTGGAtggtttttttgtgattttacaaaTGGAAATTTAAGATACTGTTTGAACATCAACATATCACTGAAATGTATTAGGGATGCACAATACATCAAACTATCAACTAAACGTTCTTTTGTTAATgacatgttaaactaaaaggtctatctctgtagggatccatcccataatgttgtcacacacttagaataatgatctgagtctgtcagcagcaacaacaaattTTATTTTGAGTGTTTCTGGCTCACTGCTCACTGGCCCGTCCTCTCCCAGGACCAGGACTACATATTCTATATATAGTACTATAtaacatattctttaaaaaCCTCCCCCCTTATCAGACACTTATAACAATAATCTATGATTTATGGGTTTTTCCAAATATTTAGCAAAACCGAAAGAATTCACAGTGTTAAGATGTGTTTAAGTACATACAAAACACTTATTATAGAAACTTGTTTTATAAAGATCATAATGTCTAAATACAATACTGATAAATATTGGTATTCAGCCAAAATGTTTACATCAGTGCATCCCTAAAATGTGTTGTTAGAATATCAAAGCTACCTGTGTTTGGGTTGTAGGCGTTTCCAATGTTGGTCTCGACATTTTTGTAGATCAGGGTAGTGTCCGCGGAAAAGGGTCCGATATATTGGTTACCTGTTTTACCTTTAGCCAGCAGAGAGGCTGAGAATGCAACCTGTCGGactgagagagtgagacagtgagacagagagagagagagacagagagagagagagacagagagacagagagaaatgtatagttttttttattttatattttatgttttatattttatatttatatattttatgttgacaccataaaggttttgcttcaatctcgttgcacatgCACTGCAACTGCACTGTGTATTATGACAATCAGGCTTTCTATCTATTCTAGTTTCATAATCTATGaatcagtttgagtcattttttaatgtaaaaacaggTAAACTTGTGTGATGTCAGtttgttaaatatgaatattttctatttttcttctctcctctgggaaaGGAAACTGAATTTCTTCTTATATCTTTATAAATCTCTCAGCAGCAAGAAAAATGATCAGAGAATAATACTTGTCAGTTGTTGCTTCAGTTTGTCCACTTCAGCCTTCAGCGTGTCCACCTCAGCCTTTAGCTGGGCTTGTTCTGCAGGATCAGAGACAGTTTCTTTGTTAGCTTCATTTTTCTACTCCTTCAGTTCATTGAGACGTTGCTGTAGAGCTGCATGGATCAGTTGTCCTTTATCAAAGGAATCtcaaactattttgataatcgataaatcggtttgagtcatttttatgaaaaaactGAGAATCTTGTATGATGTCTGcttgttaaatatgaatattttctagtctcttctctcctctgggacaggaaactgaatatatttgagatgtggacaaaacgagacatttgaggatgtcatcttgggctttttgggaaaatgTATCCACATTTTAGAGACAGAAcaactcatccattcatctagaagataaTCCACACATTAATCCACAAGGAAAATAATCAGTAGCtatgtgcagccctactttgcTCCAATACGTAGAAAAATACTTATATTTCTGACCTGCTGGGACCCGATGTAAAGAGATCCTGACTGTACCTGTAGCCATGTCGGCCTTCAGCTGGACCAGCGAGGCGGTCATCTCTCTCAGAGCAGCAAAGACGTCTGGAGGAGAAGTTGAGAGCAGACGCTTCATATGATCTGGTTATTGTGAAAGTGTGGTCTCATAATGTTAGAATAATTATTAACTACATGAAAAGGAAGTCTTTTCTGTTATTCAGTCAGGCTGTCGGATTCcaggaaatggggggggggggggggggggggggagcagttTGTGCAGGGAGGCTGAGGACCTTACGGGGTAAAGTCAGTGAATGACatggagaactgttttagacaacacaaatgcttgtgtagtattgctgtgggtgtaatatgaataaatatgacattattatgttattattggcaagtaaatgtcatgagggcaacagcgtctggacttttttgaaaaaatgtattttgtcaactgtataagttataatgattatttcttcacagtgtgacacccaagacatatgagaagtgttttagaatggaaaatggcttaggttttacttatatgtctgtgatatcaatacatgtcTGGAAGAtacatgttctgttttatttatttatttatttgttttaaaggccctacaaccatttttaacattcaagtgacctcattctaacccaaatattctaataactcattttgtcctaaaaaaaatgatgttgatatctagacaacagggttgatgttttacaagcttttttatcaaataaatccgacggacaatgaactgtaaaactACCCCTcaggtctcagagggttaaagagtACTGattcatttttggcttttgggtgtACGTACACTTTCCGTAAGGATCTCACgtgcagttttataaatgagaccccagatTACATGGATtatggtgggtttggtgatagtGCTCTATAAAAGcaatgattatttacatggagtctggttgagAAATGCtgttctatacacgctaaaagtagtgattatttacatggagtctggtggagatatgctgctctatacatgctaaaagtagtgattatttacatggagtctggtggagatatgctgctctatacatgctaaaagtagtgattattcacttggagtctggtggagatatgctgctctatacactatctatctatggggcggctgttgctcagtggttgagcggttgcctgccaatcccGAGTTGctcctggtgctgcgcatcggagtgtgaatgtgtgtgaatgtttatctgatgagcaggtggcaccttgtacggcagccctggccacagtgtgtgaatgtgtgtgaatggtgaatgtttcctgtagatgtaaaagcgctttgagcagttgttaagactggaaaagcgctatataaatacagcacatttacatttacacactaagagtagtgattatttacatggagtctggtggagttatgctgctctatacacgctaaaagtagtgattatttacatgacctGCAGGCGGCGGTCTTCTGtcttttagacttttaatctgaaaagCCCTGATTTAAAGGAAACCGGAAGTGTGGGGCTGGCGGTGGGATAGCTGTGTGTTGTTTGCTGCCGAGCTTCTAGGTGAGTGTTTTCGgagacagagctccaggtgaacCCGCATGTGTTCAGGTAAATATCTTAATAACTGCTCATTTACACGGCAGCCAGAGTGCGTGTGAACAATAAGCGAATAGAAGCCCGAGCGGCGCAGGtcttgtaaataatcactacttttagtgtatagagcagcatatctccaccagactccatgtgaataatcactacttatagcgtgtatagagcagcatatcgccacatttatttcagcttgaatgtgtgatacacccttaagggataacataataaccagcgtagcgtttagtacgaatttcacatttttattggtaagcaatattaacgtagcggggaaacaaagaaagcggaaccaatgtgcgggtaTCGGTACACCACGGTACCAAGGtgacggacactttcctcctctttggagacgaggatggcggtttgttttctcactctcttatgccgtaattctgctttccaggttggtactTGGTATAAATGACAACAGAcggtttccttctgccgtgtgtgtggtggactgaagctgtgggggggtagttatggagtttatgatgtgtaaaggcgagctaaagagccgcgtttgtaaccgcgggaaacggtttcgtaaacaatagagctcgcggctagctaacaggtgtgtatcggggtggtatcatagacagttaaagaaatggaccaatatgtcccgttgctctggacggagaccagtgaagtctattagaagctctttcccggtgatgctgagcgttactgcgcagcctccaactgagcttgaagacgtagatgtgacgtgagcaacctgtctgaaagctgtaagtcttctggtagttGTGCAAgacaaatctcaatcattcccaatcagcagagacggagaggtaggtatgtGTTAGTAGataacataggtacaggctaattactgctaactaacatgctagttagcattaacatagacacaggctaattactgctaactaacatgcaagttaacattaacatagacacaggctaattattgctaactaacatgctatttaacattaacataggctcaggctaattactgctaactaacatgctagttaacattaacatagacacgggctaattactgctaactaacatgctagttaacattaacatagacacaggctaaatactgctaactaacatgctagttaacatagggttgtgtgtgtgattctgggtgctggtgcttccattccctggtaatgagttattttgtggtttttaacgtatcctgacaggattgttaatgttaaaatgttgtttaactcttaaaggggGGTTCTTCCTAAAAGTTCAGAGTACTAgaaaaggaatgtattataagttgaactattatccccaggtgtatgatggttcatgttttgactctgaagtcgtttgaatatttatttccagccaaagagggtttatgatttccatgatgacattagtataatggaggagttttggaggtagaaagaagagatatatattattattgaaacggtacagtaagggtgatatttattttggtaaggacgagactatttctgggaatttgagtgtggaagattttgcccactgaaaaatggggagtaaagaaaatggtgttacggtttttaaattgaagtgaaacatgttttcacgaggggaatgttgttgttgaggactgttttatgcttttgtgtttgggagaattTGTAATGAACAGacagagatttggagacgaaaacggcggttcgttctctcactcactgacttcgtgattctgctttccagggtttctcttatgagagttaagtagtgaaccccaatTAAGAAAAATCATTTGTTACCCCGGTTACTCGATTTGAAACCACCCccttggggcagacgtcaagctggcgaccggagcaggaaaggtggaggaagaggaggagcttgcagcagtgaaggaggaagaggaggaggaggagcagcagcctgcagcagcagtgaaggaggaagaggaggagtatgtggtggagaaggttttggaccgcagagtggtgaagggaagagtagagtttctgctgaaatggaaggggttctcagagtaagtatgagtctataatagggctgcacgattatggccaaaatgataatcgcgattattttgatcaaaattttgatcgcgattattctcacgattatttgttgattttaaccaaaacaaattttattgtcacataggctatttaaaactgcgagagggagtgtgatggacgctactcacagagagacggctgactcattatgaacgggtccagcacaggtcgaacggcggatacacacgtcgtgtgtattaaacgtctgtatcttcactgcgctgcatttttatgaactatgatattctggccatgggtcacatctctggtcctggtccaggcttcggtacagcagctccgtctcccacgctgtgactctaccaactgaagttagctgcattcaaaaacttcttctgtgttcttcgccgtagcggccgcgataacagttacccgcggaaacactggtacaaatacaggtttgccccctcatgcttaaaaatatacagctgtgttaatgaaaaattaaaactgtagacatacatcataagtgtggaccggcggccgctgtgtggcggggcgcggagagtaagaggagagagagtaggacgagagagcgtagaaagatccaacacaggcacggctgtacagatgaaatgggtcatgtaacgcaaaattaaaccatatccatacaaacagcattgcagcggatgcgaggacattagcaccggtgcgtcctagaagagctaacagctaacagacgctactagctaacagctaacagacgctaactagcactggtcactgctgttgtctgaaaaacaacaaatgggacaaagtgttgcgtttactggtaaactggtaaaccttgagactgacgtattaccgactgctatctgttgagttttcctcacgctactctgtcctctgtgactgtctacatctagaaacttagctgcacggggtgcagtgaactactctgactggttcatgagcagacggctttatggagcgggagattggctttgcaaaaaacccggagcgttcaat
This sequence is a window from Etheostoma spectabile isolate EspeVRDwgs_2016 unplaced genomic scaffold, UIUC_Espe_1.0 scaffold00018858, whole genome shotgun sequence. Protein-coding genes within it:
- the LOC116682858 gene encoding complement C1q-like protein 4; translation: MSLSHCLTLSVRQVAFSASLLAKGKTGNQYIGPFSADTTLIYKNVETNIGNAYNPNTGVFTAPVRGAYHFVWWVTYDDGGRPASAVLVKNSENVFMAWEKQGSASNGVTLLLEVGDVVFLHLWPDTVARDNNNHHTTFSGHLLFPM